The following proteins are co-located in the Apium graveolens cultivar Ventura chromosome 5, ASM990537v1, whole genome shotgun sequence genome:
- the LOC141724978 gene encoding pentatricopeptide repeat-containing protein At4g14050, mitochondrial isoform X1 translates to MPCSHLIHQLRLCAKRRAPSQGKSIHAHIIKTGLRQYEPFSNTLIDMYGKCGLIRNALQVFDEMPQRDQVCWASILTAHTHANLPKRTLSMFTDMVSVDGLQPDHFIFTSLVKACTSLGSLRMGLQVHARFLSSCYSNDDVVKSSLVDMYAKCGLVETARIVFDSICCKSSVSWTAMISGYAKSGSKSEAIELLRSMKEKSLFAWTALISGLVQNGYWVDAFNMFNEMRREGIDIEDPFSISSIIGVSANLATLELGKQMHCLVLALGYESSLYVGNALVDMYAKCSDVNAAKRTFDSICNKDVVSWTSIIVGMAQHGRAQEALSLYDDMVKNGVKPNKVTFLGLIYACGHAGLVNKGRHLFKSMSKDYGFSPSLQHYTCLLDLYSRSGHLDDAEKLLYTMPFEPDEAAWAALLSACKRHGKTQMGVRVADHLLSLEPKDNSTCIMLSNVYAGAAMWEKVSKVRRLMTVKDIKKEPGYSCIDLGKESQVFYAGENTHPMEDEIFILLKELDAEMRRRGYVPDISSVLHDMDQQEKENQLFWHSERLAVAYGLLKSVPGTVIRIVKNLRVCGDCHIVFKFISSIVNREIVVRDASRFHHFKDGNCSCSDFWLKETEAC, encoded by the exons ATGCCTTGCTCTCACCTTATTCACCAACTCCGCCTCTGCGCCAAACGCCGTGCCCCATCTCAAGGCAAAAGCATCCATGCCCACATAATCAAAACCGGGTTAAGACAATATGAACCATTTTCAAACACTCTCATTGACATGTATGGCAAATGCGGGCTTATACGAAATGCACTTCAAGTGTTTGATGAAATGCCTCAAAGAGACCAAGTCTGCTGGGCTTCGATTCTTACTGCTCACACCCATGCTAATCTACCTAAACGTACTCTTTCTATGTTTACGGACATGGTATCTGTTGATGGGTTGCAACCTGATCATTTTATTTTTACGAGTCTTGTTAAGGCTTGTACTAGCTTAGGTTCTTTGAGGATGGGTTTGCAAGTGCATGCCCGGTTTTTGTCGTCGTGTTATTCGAATGATGATGTGGTTAAGTCTTCACTTGTTGATATGTATGCGAAATGTGGGTTGGTTGAAACTGCACGGATTGTTTTTGATTCGATTTGTTGTAAGAGTTCGGTTTCTTGGACAGCTATGATCTCGGGGTATGCTAAGAGTGGAAGTAAATCGGAAGCTATTGAGCTGTTGAGAAGTATGAAGGAGAAAAGTTTGTTTGCTTGGACTGCTTTGATATCGGGGTTGGTGCAGAATGGATATTGGGTTGATGCATTTAATATGTTCAATGAAATGAGAAGAGAAGGTATTGATATTGAAGACCCGTTTAGCATATCGAGTATCATTGGAGTGTCTGCTAATCTTGCAACATTGGAGCTTGGCAAGCAAATGCATTGCTTAGTTCTAGCACTTGGTTATGAGTCTAGCTTATATGTAGGTAATGCGTTGGTTGATATGTATGCAAAATGTAGTGATGTAAATGCAGCAAAGCGTACATTTGACAGTATTTGCAATAAAGATGTTGTTTCTTGGACCTCAATAATAGTTGGGATGGCTCAGCATGGACGAGCTCAGGAAGCATTGTCACTGTATGATGATATGGTTAAAAATGGAGTAAAGCCAAATAAGGTGACATTTTTAGGATTAATATACGCCTGTGGGCATGCTGGTTTAGTTAATAAAGGGCGTCATCTTTTCAAATCCATGAGTAAGGATTATGGCTTCAGTCCTTCTCTACAACATTATACATGCTTGCTAGATCTCTATAGTCGATCAGGGCATCTTGATGATGCTGAGAAGCTTCTTTATACTATGCCTTTCGAGCCCGATGAAGCTGCTTGGGCAGCTTTATTAAGTGCCTGTAAGCGGCATGGCAAAACTCAAATGGGAGTTAGAGTTGCTGATCATCTTTTGAGCTTAGAACCAAAAGATAATTCAACATGTATTATGTTATCTAATGTGTATGCTGGTGCAGCTATGTGGGAAAAGGTATCTAAAGTACGGAGGTTAATGACAGTTAAGGATATCAAGAAAGAACCTGGTTACAGTTGCATCGACTTGGGAAAGGAGAGCCAAGTGTTTTACGCTGGGGAGAATACACACCCAATGGAGGATGAAATTTTTATTCTACTTAAAGAACTGGATGCAGAGATGAGGAGAAGAGGTTATGTTCCAGATATAAGTTCAGTATTGCATGACATGGATCAGCAAGAAAAGGAAAATCAACTCTTTTGGCATAGTGAGAGGCTTGCTGTTGCTTATGGACTACTTAAATCTGTTCCTGGCACGGTTATAAGAATAGTGAAAAATCTCCGCGTCTGTGGTGATTGCCATATTGTCTTCAAATTTATTTCCAGCATAGTGAATAGGGAAATTGTTGTCCGGGATGCCAGTAGATTTCACCACTTCAAGGATGGAAACTGCTCGTGCTCTGATTTTtg GTTGAAGGAGACTGAAGCTTGTTAA
- the LOC141724978 gene encoding pentatricopeptide repeat-containing protein At4g14050, mitochondrial isoform X2 translates to MPCSHLIHQLRLCAKRRAPSQGKSIHAHIIKTGLRQYEPFSNTLIDMYGKCGLIRNALQVFDEMPQRDQVCWASILTAHTHANLPKRTLSMFTDMVSVDGLQPDHFIFTSLVKACTSLGSLRMGLQVHARFLSSCYSNDDVVKSSLVDMYAKCGLVETARIVFDSICCKSSVSWTAMISGYAKSGSKSEAIELLRSMKEKSLFAWTALISGLVQNGYWVDAFNMFNEMRREGIDIEDPFSISSIIGVSANLATLELGKQMHCLVLALGYESSLYVGNALVDMYAKCSDVNAAKRTFDSICNKDVVSWTSIIVGMAQHGRAQEALSLYDDMVKNGVKPNKVTFLGLIYACGHAGLVNKGRHLFKSMSKDYGFSPSLQHYTCLLDLYSRSGHLDDAEKLLYTMPFEPDEAAWAALLSACKRHGKTQMGVRVADHLLSLEPKDNSTCIMLSNVYAGAAMWEKVSKVRRLMTVKDIKKEPGYSCIDLGKESQVFYAGENTHPMEDEIFILLKELDAEMRRRGYVPDISSVLHDMDQQEKENQLFWHSERLAVAYGLLKSVPGTVIRIVKNLRVCGDCHIVFKFISSIVNREIVVRDASRFHHFKDGNCSCSDFW, encoded by the coding sequence ATGCCTTGCTCTCACCTTATTCACCAACTCCGCCTCTGCGCCAAACGCCGTGCCCCATCTCAAGGCAAAAGCATCCATGCCCACATAATCAAAACCGGGTTAAGACAATATGAACCATTTTCAAACACTCTCATTGACATGTATGGCAAATGCGGGCTTATACGAAATGCACTTCAAGTGTTTGATGAAATGCCTCAAAGAGACCAAGTCTGCTGGGCTTCGATTCTTACTGCTCACACCCATGCTAATCTACCTAAACGTACTCTTTCTATGTTTACGGACATGGTATCTGTTGATGGGTTGCAACCTGATCATTTTATTTTTACGAGTCTTGTTAAGGCTTGTACTAGCTTAGGTTCTTTGAGGATGGGTTTGCAAGTGCATGCCCGGTTTTTGTCGTCGTGTTATTCGAATGATGATGTGGTTAAGTCTTCACTTGTTGATATGTATGCGAAATGTGGGTTGGTTGAAACTGCACGGATTGTTTTTGATTCGATTTGTTGTAAGAGTTCGGTTTCTTGGACAGCTATGATCTCGGGGTATGCTAAGAGTGGAAGTAAATCGGAAGCTATTGAGCTGTTGAGAAGTATGAAGGAGAAAAGTTTGTTTGCTTGGACTGCTTTGATATCGGGGTTGGTGCAGAATGGATATTGGGTTGATGCATTTAATATGTTCAATGAAATGAGAAGAGAAGGTATTGATATTGAAGACCCGTTTAGCATATCGAGTATCATTGGAGTGTCTGCTAATCTTGCAACATTGGAGCTTGGCAAGCAAATGCATTGCTTAGTTCTAGCACTTGGTTATGAGTCTAGCTTATATGTAGGTAATGCGTTGGTTGATATGTATGCAAAATGTAGTGATGTAAATGCAGCAAAGCGTACATTTGACAGTATTTGCAATAAAGATGTTGTTTCTTGGACCTCAATAATAGTTGGGATGGCTCAGCATGGACGAGCTCAGGAAGCATTGTCACTGTATGATGATATGGTTAAAAATGGAGTAAAGCCAAATAAGGTGACATTTTTAGGATTAATATACGCCTGTGGGCATGCTGGTTTAGTTAATAAAGGGCGTCATCTTTTCAAATCCATGAGTAAGGATTATGGCTTCAGTCCTTCTCTACAACATTATACATGCTTGCTAGATCTCTATAGTCGATCAGGGCATCTTGATGATGCTGAGAAGCTTCTTTATACTATGCCTTTCGAGCCCGATGAAGCTGCTTGGGCAGCTTTATTAAGTGCCTGTAAGCGGCATGGCAAAACTCAAATGGGAGTTAGAGTTGCTGATCATCTTTTGAGCTTAGAACCAAAAGATAATTCAACATGTATTATGTTATCTAATGTGTATGCTGGTGCAGCTATGTGGGAAAAGGTATCTAAAGTACGGAGGTTAATGACAGTTAAGGATATCAAGAAAGAACCTGGTTACAGTTGCATCGACTTGGGAAAGGAGAGCCAAGTGTTTTACGCTGGGGAGAATACACACCCAATGGAGGATGAAATTTTTATTCTACTTAAAGAACTGGATGCAGAGATGAGGAGAAGAGGTTATGTTCCAGATATAAGTTCAGTATTGCATGACATGGATCAGCAAGAAAAGGAAAATCAACTCTTTTGGCATAGTGAGAGGCTTGCTGTTGCTTATGGACTACTTAAATCTGTTCCTGGCACGGTTATAAGAATAGTGAAAAATCTCCGCGTCTGTGGTGATTGCCATATTGTCTTCAAATTTATTTCCAGCATAGTGAATAGGGAAATTGTTGTCCGGGATGCCAGTAGATTTCACCACTTCAAGGATGGAAACTGCTCGTGCTCTGATTTTtggtaa